A region of Cucumis melo cultivar AY chromosome 2, USDA_Cmelo_AY_1.0, whole genome shotgun sequence DNA encodes the following proteins:
- the LOC103492310 gene encoding transcription factor MYBS3-like isoform X2 — MVRKCSHCGNIGHNSRTCSNIRGSIITPNLNVGSNCGLIRLFGVHLDSYNSSSSTSSSTTSSSSNASYSSTASAFSIKKSFSTDCLSSSSSSSSRIHIDNHHHHHHHLEHYSKSPSNGYLSDGLLNGDQERKKGVPWTEEEHRKFLIGLEKLGRGDWRGISRNYVTTRTPTQVASHAQKYFLRQSTLNKKNRRSSLFDMVGTAYETTTTAALSQCLKISSNSQNDDDDDNNNIIIDHYNKKELLLMLMETTVERNPSG, encoded by the exons ATGGTAAGAAAGTGCTCACATTGTGGAAACATAGGTCACAATTCAAGGACTTGCTCAAACATTAGAGGTTCAATAATAACACCTAATTTGAATGTTGGTAGTAACTGTGGTTTAATTAGGCTTTTTGGAGTTCATCTTGATTCttataattcttcttcttcaacttcttcttcaactacttcttcttcttcaaatgCTTCTTATTCTTCAACTGCTTCTGCCTTTTCCATTAAGAAAAGCTTTAGTACCGATTGCTTGTCTTCgtcctcgtcttcttcttctcgaaTTCATATCGATAATCatcaccatcatcatcatcatcttgaACATTATTCTAAATCTCCCAGTAATGGCTATCTCTCTGATGGCCTTCTCAATGGAGAccaggaaaggaagaaag gGGTTCCATGGACAGAAGAAGAGCATAGAAAATTCCTAATTGGGCTTGAAAAGCTTGGAAGAGGAGATTGGAGAGGAATTTCGAGGAACTACGTAACCACGAGAACTCCGACACAAGTCGCTAGTCATGCTCAAAAGTATTTTCTTAGACAATCTACTCTCAACAAAAAGAATAGACGCTCTAGTCTCTTTGATATG GTTGGGACAGCATATgaaacaacaacaacagcagCACTGTCTCAATGTTTGAAGATATCATCAAATTCtcaaaatgatgatgatgatgataataataatattatcaTTGATCATTACAACAAGAAGGAG CTGCTGCTGATGCTAATGGAGACAACTGTGGAAAGGAACCCTAGTGGTTGA
- the LOC103492309 gene encoding probable acyl-[acyl-carrier-protein]--UDP-N-acetylglucosamine O-acyltransferase, mitochondrial isoform X2 has product MHSLFKPRLSFCSLNHFYRSSTFISGDATSGTTVGRSSTFIHPTAIVHPNAVIGEDGYIGPFCTVGAFAKLGNGCQLHPGSHIFGSTELGDRCVLMTGAIVGEDIPGRTVIGCNNKIGHHAVVGIRCQDMKYKPGDECFVDIGNNNDIREHSSVHRSSKSSDVTAIGDNNLIMGSCHIAHDCKIGNNNIFANNTLLAGHVVVEDYVHTGGTTAVHQFCHVGSFSFVAAGSMVSQDVPKYMMVGGERPELRGLNLEGLRRNGFTVEEIIGLRSAYRKIFMSADANSEGLEERLNEVEQHEKLARISSVRSMIQSIRASFEQNRRGICKFRLWSSS; this is encoded by the exons ATGCATTCGCTATTCAAACCTCGCCTTTCATTTTGCTCCCTCAATCACTTCTATCGCTCCTCAACTT TCATTTCGGGAGACGCAACATCAGGCACTACAGTTGGAAGAAGCTCTACATTCATCCATCCAACTGCTATCGTACATCCAAATGCTGTTATTGGCGAG GATGGGTATATTGGTCCATTCTGTACTGTGGGAGCCTTTGCAAAGCTGGGAAATGGTTGCCAATTGCATCCTGGGAGCCACATTTTTGGGAGCACAGAATTAGGGGACCGATGTGTCTTGATGAC TGGCGCTATAGTTGGTGAGGACATTCCTGGTCGCACAGTCATTGGGTGTAATAACAAAATAGGTCACCATGCAGTGGTTGGCATTAGATGTCAAGACATGAAATATAAG CCAGGGGATGAATGTTTTGTTGATATTGGAAATAACAATGACATAAGAGAGCACTCATCAGTCCATCGATCTTCGAAGTCCAGTGATGTGACA GCTATTGGTGATAACAATCTCATCATGGGTTCCTGTCATATTGCTCATGATTGCAAGATTGGTAACAACAATATTTTTGCAAATAATACTCTTTTAGCCGGCCACGTGGTGGTGGAG GACTATGTTCATACAGGAGGCACCACTGCAGTTCATCAATTCTGTCATGTTGGTTCTTTCTCATTTGTTGCTGCGGGTTCAATG GTTTCACAAGATGTCCCCAAATATATGATGGTGGGGGGAGAAAGACCAGAACTACGTGGTTTAAATCTAGAGGGACTTCGGCGCAATGGATTCACAGTGGAAGAG ATCATTGGCTTGAGATCTGCATACAGGAAGATATTCATGTCTGCTGATGCAAATTCTGAAGGGTTGGAAGAACGTCTCAACGAAGTG GAACAGCATGAAAAATTGGCTCGCATATCTTCAGTTCGTTCCATGATTCAGTCAATTCGTGCGTCGTTTGAACAAAATCGTCGGGGCATTTGCAAATTCAGACTATGGAGTAGCTCTTAA
- the LOC103492310 gene encoding transcription factor KUA1-like isoform X1: protein MVRKCSHCGNIGHNSRTCSNIRGSIITPNLNVGSNCGLIRLFGVHLDSYNSSSSTSSSTTSSSSNASYSSTASAFSIKKSFSTDCLSSSSSSSSRIHIDNHHHHHHHLEHYSKSPSNGYLSDGLLNGDQERKKGVPWTEEEHRKFLIGLEKLGRGDWRGISRNYVTTRTPTQVASHAQKYFLRQSTLNKKNRRSSLFDMVGTAYETTTTAALSQCLKISSNSQNDDDDDNNNIIIDHYNKKEVMSNITTTFASSSQQLPYNNTNTNNNNMEVINNKNNNNHNQISSSSSSSLWVYGLINSHLKSPPNLYNNYSNSTPPKYPIISSSSSSNDHQPHLELTLASPMASNLELEQNKNPPTISVT, encoded by the exons ATGGTAAGAAAGTGCTCACATTGTGGAAACATAGGTCACAATTCAAGGACTTGCTCAAACATTAGAGGTTCAATAATAACACCTAATTTGAATGTTGGTAGTAACTGTGGTTTAATTAGGCTTTTTGGAGTTCATCTTGATTCttataattcttcttcttcaacttcttcttcaactacttcttcttcttcaaatgCTTCTTATTCTTCAACTGCTTCTGCCTTTTCCATTAAGAAAAGCTTTAGTACCGATTGCTTGTCTTCgtcctcgtcttcttcttctcgaaTTCATATCGATAATCatcaccatcatcatcatcatcttgaACATTATTCTAAATCTCCCAGTAATGGCTATCTCTCTGATGGCCTTCTCAATGGAGAccaggaaaggaagaaag gGGTTCCATGGACAGAAGAAGAGCATAGAAAATTCCTAATTGGGCTTGAAAAGCTTGGAAGAGGAGATTGGAGAGGAATTTCGAGGAACTACGTAACCACGAGAACTCCGACACAAGTCGCTAGTCATGCTCAAAAGTATTTTCTTAGACAATCTACTCTCAACAAAAAGAATAGACGCTCTAGTCTCTTTGATATG GTTGGGACAGCATATgaaacaacaacaacagcagCACTGTCTCAATGTTTGAAGATATCATCAAATTCtcaaaatgatgatgatgatgataataataatattatcaTTGATCATTACAACAAGAAGGAGGTGATGAGTAACATTACAACTACTTTTGCAAGTTCTTCCCAACAATTACCTTACaataatactaatactaataataataatatggaagtaattaacaacaaaaacaataataatcataatcaaatttcttcatcttcttcttcttcactttGGGTTTATGGTTTGATTAATTCACACCTTAAATCACCTCctaatttatataataattattccAACTCTACCCCTCCAAAATATCctattatttcttcttcttcttcttcaaatgaTCATCAACCTCATCTTGAGCTCACTTTGGCTTCTCCAATGGCTTCCAATTTAGAATTGGAACAAAACAAAAACCCACCAACTATTAGTGTTACCTAA
- the LOC103492309 gene encoding probable acyl-[acyl-carrier-protein]--UDP-N-acetylglucosamine O-acyltransferase, mitochondrial isoform X1, translating to MHSLFKPRLSFCSLNHFYRSSTFISGDATSGTTVGRSSTFIHPTAIVHPNAVIGEQDGYIGPFCTVGAFAKLGNGCQLHPGSHIFGSTELGDRCVLMTGAIVGEDIPGRTVIGCNNKIGHHAVVGIRCQDMKYKPGDECFVDIGNNNDIREHSSVHRSSKSSDVTAIGDNNLIMGSCHIAHDCKIGNNNIFANNTLLAGHVVVEDYVHTGGTTAVHQFCHVGSFSFVAAGSMVSQDVPKYMMVGGERPELRGLNLEGLRRNGFTVEEIIGLRSAYRKIFMSADANSEGLEERLNEVEQHEKLARISSVRSMIQSIRASFEQNRRGICKFRLWSSS from the exons ATGCATTCGCTATTCAAACCTCGCCTTTCATTTTGCTCCCTCAATCACTTCTATCGCTCCTCAACTT TCATTTCGGGAGACGCAACATCAGGCACTACAGTTGGAAGAAGCTCTACATTCATCCATCCAACTGCTATCGTACATCCAAATGCTGTTATTGGCGAG CAGGATGGGTATATTGGTCCATTCTGTACTGTGGGAGCCTTTGCAAAGCTGGGAAATGGTTGCCAATTGCATCCTGGGAGCCACATTTTTGGGAGCACAGAATTAGGGGACCGATGTGTCTTGATGAC TGGCGCTATAGTTGGTGAGGACATTCCTGGTCGCACAGTCATTGGGTGTAATAACAAAATAGGTCACCATGCAGTGGTTGGCATTAGATGTCAAGACATGAAATATAAG CCAGGGGATGAATGTTTTGTTGATATTGGAAATAACAATGACATAAGAGAGCACTCATCAGTCCATCGATCTTCGAAGTCCAGTGATGTGACA GCTATTGGTGATAACAATCTCATCATGGGTTCCTGTCATATTGCTCATGATTGCAAGATTGGTAACAACAATATTTTTGCAAATAATACTCTTTTAGCCGGCCACGTGGTGGTGGAG GACTATGTTCATACAGGAGGCACCACTGCAGTTCATCAATTCTGTCATGTTGGTTCTTTCTCATTTGTTGCTGCGGGTTCAATG GTTTCACAAGATGTCCCCAAATATATGATGGTGGGGGGAGAAAGACCAGAACTACGTGGTTTAAATCTAGAGGGACTTCGGCGCAATGGATTCACAGTGGAAGAG ATCATTGGCTTGAGATCTGCATACAGGAAGATATTCATGTCTGCTGATGCAAATTCTGAAGGGTTGGAAGAACGTCTCAACGAAGTG GAACAGCATGAAAAATTGGCTCGCATATCTTCAGTTCGTTCCATGATTCAGTCAATTCGTGCGTCGTTTGAACAAAATCGTCGGGGCATTTGCAAATTCAGACTATGGAGTAGCTCTTAA
- the LOC103492309 gene encoding probable acyl-[acyl-carrier-protein]--UDP-N-acetylglucosamine O-acyltransferase, mitochondrial isoform X3 codes for MTGAIVGEDIPGRTVIGCNNKIGHHAVVGIRCQDMKYKPGDECFVDIGNNNDIREHSSVHRSSKSSDVTAIGDNNLIMGSCHIAHDCKIGNNNIFANNTLLAGHVVVEDYVHTGGTTAVHQFCHVGSFSFVAAGSMVSQDVPKYMMVGGERPELRGLNLEGLRRNGFTVEEIIGLRSAYRKIFMSADANSEGLEERLNEVEQHEKLARISSVRSMIQSIRASFEQNRRGICKFRLWSSS; via the exons ATGAC TGGCGCTATAGTTGGTGAGGACATTCCTGGTCGCACAGTCATTGGGTGTAATAACAAAATAGGTCACCATGCAGTGGTTGGCATTAGATGTCAAGACATGAAATATAAG CCAGGGGATGAATGTTTTGTTGATATTGGAAATAACAATGACATAAGAGAGCACTCATCAGTCCATCGATCTTCGAAGTCCAGTGATGTGACA GCTATTGGTGATAACAATCTCATCATGGGTTCCTGTCATATTGCTCATGATTGCAAGATTGGTAACAACAATATTTTTGCAAATAATACTCTTTTAGCCGGCCACGTGGTGGTGGAG GACTATGTTCATACAGGAGGCACCACTGCAGTTCATCAATTCTGTCATGTTGGTTCTTTCTCATTTGTTGCTGCGGGTTCAATG GTTTCACAAGATGTCCCCAAATATATGATGGTGGGGGGAGAAAGACCAGAACTACGTGGTTTAAATCTAGAGGGACTTCGGCGCAATGGATTCACAGTGGAAGAG ATCATTGGCTTGAGATCTGCATACAGGAAGATATTCATGTCTGCTGATGCAAATTCTGAAGGGTTGGAAGAACGTCTCAACGAAGTG GAACAGCATGAAAAATTGGCTCGCATATCTTCAGTTCGTTCCATGATTCAGTCAATTCGTGCGTCGTTTGAACAAAATCGTCGGGGCATTTGCAAATTCAGACTATGGAGTAGCTCTTAA